In Priestia megaterium NBRC 15308 = ATCC 14581, the following proteins share a genomic window:
- a CDS encoding IseA DL-endopeptidase inhibitor family protein, with translation MKKIGLVLSSIAIFFTLSTGVTAQTTSTTLTDANAVKIAASASNHFWSALHGYKNKQCTERTFEYKGTEYVYLCPEFDTKAELSSYLSETFTNSAVEKGLTNYGYITYNGKLAHPIGDGFSMLEWSKAKTKLVYQTATVRSYEFTVPTVDGGSVKRTVTFYKSNSQWKVNKFDAVQ, from the coding sequence ATGAAAAAAATTGGACTAGTTTTATCATCAATCGCTATTTTCTTTACACTAAGCACTGGAGTTACAGCACAAACAACATCTACAACATTAACGGATGCAAATGCTGTCAAAATTGCAGCTAGTGCCAGCAATCATTTCTGGAGTGCTCTGCACGGTTATAAAAACAAACAATGTACAGAACGTACATTTGAATATAAAGGAACTGAGTACGTGTATCTTTGCCCTGAATTTGATACAAAAGCTGAGCTATCTAGCTACTTATCTGAGACATTTACAAATAGTGCAGTAGAAAAAGGATTAACAAATTACGGCTATATCACATATAACGGCAAACTTGCACACCCAATCGGCGACGGATTCAGCATGTTAGAGTGGTCAAAAGCAAAAACAAAGCTTGTGTATCAAACAGCAACAGTTCGCTCTTATGAATTCACAGTTCCAACTGTAGATGGCGGCAGCGTAAAACGAACTGTCACATTCTATAAATCTAATTCTCAGTGGAAAGTAAATAAATTTGACGCTGTTCAATAA
- a CDS encoding zinc-binding dehydrogenase, which yields MKGIIHSEKSGIAGMKYRDLQEMHPQRGEIKIRLKTAGLNRRDLFVMKNRGKGDKPIIPGSDGAGIIEELGEGIKGLKKGMEVIVNPSLEWDCVEHVPLTPKILGGPSHGTFAEYVIIQANNVVQKPSYLSWKQAGVLSLSALTAYRALFTKGQLKKGEHLLIPGIGSGVATYGLLFAKAIGANVTVTSRSGEKRKQALKHGANYALDSGSNLKEETNNRKVDIILDSVGAALFPTYFEILKPNGRIVNFGASSGNEVELPLRTIFYPQFNILGTSMGSQEEFVDMMDFIEKHQIKPIVDRFYPLSEAVAACERLDKGKQFGNIGLLISE from the coding sequence ATGAAAGGCATTATACATAGTGAAAAAAGTGGAATAGCAGGCATGAAGTACAGAGACCTTCAGGAGATGCACCCTCAAAGGGGAGAAATAAAAATAAGGTTAAAAACAGCAGGTTTAAACCGGAGAGACTTGTTCGTTATGAAAAATCGAGGTAAAGGAGATAAGCCGATTATTCCCGGTTCAGACGGTGCAGGCATTATAGAGGAATTGGGAGAAGGCATAAAAGGTTTAAAAAAAGGAATGGAAGTAATTGTTAATCCGAGTCTAGAGTGGGATTGTGTAGAACACGTTCCACTTACACCTAAAATTTTAGGCGGTCCATCACATGGAACATTTGCAGAGTATGTAATCATACAAGCAAATAACGTTGTACAAAAGCCATCTTATCTATCTTGGAAACAGGCGGGGGTTCTTTCACTATCCGCTTTAACTGCTTATAGAGCTCTATTTACAAAAGGCCAATTAAAAAAAGGAGAGCACCTCCTTATTCCCGGTATAGGAAGCGGAGTCGCGACCTATGGATTGTTATTCGCAAAAGCTATCGGAGCTAACGTAACAGTCACTTCTAGAAGTGGTGAAAAAAGAAAGCAAGCTCTAAAGCATGGAGCGAATTATGCATTAGATAGCGGAAGCAACTTAAAAGAAGAAACCAACAATAGAAAAGTAGATATCATACTTGATAGTGTGGGGGCAGCTTTATTTCCTACTTATTTTGAAATATTAAAGCCAAATGGAAGAATTGTTAATTTTGGCGCAAGTTCTGGAAATGAAGTTGAATTACCTCTAAGAACCATTTTTTATCCTCAATTCAACATACTTGGTACGTCTATGGGAAGTCAGGAAGAATTCGTGGACATGATGGATTTTATAGAGAAACATCAAATTAAACCAATCGTCGATCGATTCTATCCGCTGTCAGAGGCAGTTGCAGCTTGCGAACGATTAGATAAAGGAAAACAATTCGGCAATATAGGTTTACTTATTTCAGAATAA